A stretch of the Planctomycetota bacterium genome encodes the following:
- the gatA gene encoding Asp-tRNA(Asn)/Glu-tRNA(Gln) amidotransferase subunit GatA produces MGNALETARAIAAGERSAAAEIRAALDRIDAVQPELNAFVDVFADRALERARAVDAAIASGRPVGPLAGVPVAVKDNICLDHGRTTCASRMLESYQSPFTATAARLLEEAGAIVVAKANLDEFAMGGSGEHSAFGPARNPWDAGRVPGGSSSGSAAAVAAGAVPVALGSDTGGSVRQPAAFCGLVGVKPTYGRISRYGLVAFASSLDQIGVLATDAADAAAVLSALCGHDPLDSTSAPRESEDFAAGLDESITGERIAVVAQPGDAPPHPALVAAVESASAALRDAGVSVEPGDLPHTDYGIAAYYLIATAEASSNLARYDGVRYGRRADLAPGDGLEALYVKSRSEGFGPEVQRRILLGTHALSRGYSERYYARALRTRRLIKRDFEAHFDAGARAVLMPTTPGPAFRLHEKDADPMQLYLEDAYTVGASLAGLPAVSVPAGYADVDGTRLPIGVQLVGRPFDEAGLLRIARAIERTLGVCAPSPMRAGLLAG; encoded by the coding sequence ATGGGCAACGCCCTCGAGACGGCACGCGCCATCGCCGCCGGCGAGCGATCGGCCGCCGCCGAGATCCGTGCGGCGCTCGATCGCATCGACGCGGTCCAGCCCGAGCTGAACGCCTTCGTCGACGTCTTCGCGGATCGCGCACTCGAACGCGCACGGGCCGTCGATGCCGCGATCGCGTCCGGCCGGCCCGTTGGCCCGCTCGCCGGCGTGCCCGTCGCCGTCAAGGACAACATCTGCCTGGACCACGGCCGGACGACCTGCGCCAGCCGGATGCTCGAGAGCTATCAGAGCCCGTTCACGGCGACCGCGGCGCGTCTGCTGGAGGAGGCCGGCGCGATCGTCGTCGCCAAGGCCAACCTCGACGAATTCGCGATGGGCGGCAGCGGCGAGCACTCGGCCTTCGGGCCCGCCCGCAATCCGTGGGATGCCGGACGCGTCCCCGGCGGCAGCAGCAGCGGCAGCGCCGCGGCCGTCGCCGCGGGCGCGGTGCCGGTAGCGCTGGGCTCGGACACGGGCGGCTCGGTCCGCCAGCCCGCGGCGTTCTGCGGGCTCGTGGGCGTAAAGCCGACCTATGGCCGCATCTCGCGATACGGGCTCGTTGCCTTTGCCAGCAGTCTCGACCAGATCGGCGTGCTGGCGACCGACGCCGCCGACGCGGCCGCCGTGCTGTCGGCCCTGTGCGGCCATGATCCGCTGGACTCCACCAGCGCACCGCGGGAGTCCGAGGACTTCGCCGCCGGCCTCGACGAGTCGATCACGGGCGAGAGGATCGCCGTCGTCGCGCAGCCCGGCGATGCGCCGCCGCACCCCGCGTTGGTCGCGGCCGTCGAGTCCGCGTCGGCGGCGTTGCGCGACGCCGGCGTGTCCGTCGAGCCCGGAGACCTGCCCCACACCGACTACGGCATCGCGGCGTACTACCTCATCGCGACGGCCGAGGCGTCCAGCAACCTGGCCCGCTACGACGGCGTCCGCTACGGCCGGCGGGCCGACCTCGCGCCGGGCGACGGGCTCGAGGCCCTCTACGTGAAGTCGCGGAGCGAGGGCTTTGGCCCCGAGGTGCAGCGGCGGATCCTGCTGGGCACGCACGCGCTGAGCCGCGGCTACAGCGAGCGGTACTACGCCCGCGCACTGCGCACGCGACGGCTCATCAAGCGGGACTTCGAGGCCCATTTTGACGCCGGCGCGCGAGCCGTGCTGATGCCGACGACGCCCGGACCGGCGTTCCGGCTGCACGAGAAGGACGCCGACCCGATGCAGCTCTACCTCGAGGACGCCTACACCGTGGGGGCGAGCCTCGCGGGTCTGCCGGCGGTCAGCGTGCCCGCGGGCTACGCCGACGTCGACGGCACGCGGCTGCCGATCGGCGTGCAACTCGTGGGCCGCCCCTTCGACGAGGCCGGCCTGCTGCGGATCGCGCGCGCCATCGAGCGCACGCTGGGCGTGTGCGCGCCCAGCCCGATGCGGGCGGGCCTCCTCGCCGGCTAG